The Apodemus sylvaticus chromosome 5, mApoSyl1.1, whole genome shotgun sequence genome has a segment encoding these proteins:
- the Rhov gene encoding rho-related GTP-binding protein RhoV yields MPPRELSEAEPPPLPASTPPPRRRSAPPELGIKCVLVGDGAVGKSSLIVSYTCNGYPARYRPTALDTFSVQVLVDGAPVRIELWDTAGQEDFDRLRSLCYPDTDVFLACFSVVQPSSFQNITEKWLPEIRTHNPQAPVLLVGTQADLRDDVNVLIQLDQGGREGPVPQPQAQGLAEKIRACCYLECSALTQKNLKEVFDSAILSAIEHKARLEKKLNAKGVRTLSRCRWKKFFCFV; encoded by the exons ATGCCGCCGCGGGAGCTAAGCGAGGCCGAGCCACCGCCTCTCCCGGCCTCGACCCCTCCTCCGCGGCGGCGCAGCGCCCCTCCAGAGCTGGGCATCAAATGCGTGCTGGTGGGCGATGGCGCGGTGGGCAAGAGCAGCCTCATCGTCAGCTACACCTGCAATGGGTACCCCGCGCGCTATCGGCCTACCGCACTAGACACCTTCTCCG TGCAAGTCCTGGTAGATGGAGCCCCTGTGCGAATTGAGCTCTGGGACACCGCGGGACAG GAGGACTTTGACCGGCTTCGTTCTCTCTGCTACCCGGATACCGAtgtctttctggcttgcttcagCGTGGTGCAGCCCAGCTCCTTCCAAAACATAACAGAAAAATGGCTGCCCGAGATCCGCACTCACAACCCCCAAGCCCCTGTGTTGCTGGTGGGCACTCAGGCTGACCTGAGGGACGATGTCAATGTACTAATTCAGTTGGACCAAGGAGGCCGGGAGGGCCCCGTACCCCAACCCCAAGCCCAGGGTCTGGCTGAGAAGATCCGAGCCTGCTGCTACCTTGAGTGCTCGGCCTTGACACAGAAGAACTTGAAGGAGGTGTTCGACTCGGCCATTCTCAGTGCGATTGAACACAAAGCCCGcctggagaagaaactgaacGCCAAAGGTGTGCGCACGCTCTCTCGCTGTCGCTGGAAGAAGTTCTTCTGCTTTGTTTGA